One stretch of Prinia subflava isolate CZ2003 ecotype Zambia chromosome 19, Cam_Psub_1.2, whole genome shotgun sequence DNA includes these proteins:
- the SERPIND1 gene encoding heparin cofactor 2 — protein MKFLFQLLALALIITSTLCGVKDVTEHFESLKGAQPHENGTYMPNLPLEFHRENTITNDLIPEEEEEEDYLDFDKIMSEDDYSDIIDAAPHMVSEVQQGNILELFHGKTRIQRLNILNANFGFNLYRSVADKASSSDNIIMAPVGISTAMAMISLGLKDQTQQEVLSVLGFQDFINASSKYELMTVHNLFRKLTHRLFRRNFGYTLRSVNDLYIHKDFSVLNDFKNNMKTYYFADAQPADFSDPSFIAKNNERILKLTKGLIKEALVNINPTTLMMILNCLYFKGTWENKFPVEMTSKRSFRLNEKQTVKVPMMQTKGTFLAAADPELDCGVLQLPFVGNISMLVVLPHKLAGIKALERQITPQVVEKWQKSMTNRTREVVMPKFKLEKTYNLIDYLRSMGIEELFNGKGDYSGISHEKITIDRFNHQGTITVNEEGTEAAAITTVGFMPLSTQIRFVVDRPFLFLIYEHRTSCLLFMGRVANPATS, from the exons ATGAAGTTCCTATTTCAATTGCTTGCCCTGGCTCTCATCATAACCTCCACACTTTGCGGAGTCAAGGACGTCACTGAGCATTTTGAAAGCCTTAAAGGTGCACAGCCACATGAAAATGGGACTTACATGCCAAATCTACCACTGGAGTTCCACAGAGAAAACACTATCACTAATGACTTGATTCcggaagaggaggaggaggaagactATCTGGACTTTGACAAGATAATGAGTGAAGATGACTACAGTGACATTATTGATGCTGCCCCACACATGGTTTCTGAAGTCCAGCAAGGAAATATCCTTGAACTATTCCACGGCAAAACCAGAATCCAGCGCCTCAATATCCTCAACGCAAACTTTGGCTTCAACCTTTACCGCAGCGTGGCAGACAAGGCCAGCTCCTCAGACAATATCATCATGGCTCCTGTGGGTATTTCCACTGCAATGGCTATGATTTCCCTGGGTCTGAAGGACCAAACCCAGCAAGAGGTGTTATCTGTGCTTGGCTTCCAAGACTTCATTAATGCCAGCAGCAAATACGAGCTCATGACCGTTCACAACCTCTTCCGCAAACTCACCCATCGGCTCTTCAGGCGCAACTTTGGCTACACACTGAGGTCTGTAAACGACCTTTACATTCATAAAGACTTTTCTGTTCTCAATGATTTCAAAAACAATATGAAAACATACTACTTTGCTGATGCCCAACCAGCTGATTTCTCAGATCCCAGCTTCATAGCCAAAAACAACGAACGCATCTTGAAGCTGACCAAGGGATTAATAAAGGAAGCTCTTGTGAATATAAACCCTACAACGCTGATGATGATTCTTAATTGTCTTTACTTTAAAG GAACTTGGGAGAACAAGTTTCCCGTGGAGATGACCTCGAAGCGGAGTTTCCGGCTGAACGAGAAGCAGACGGTGAAGGTGCCCATGATGCAGACCAAGGGCACCTTCCTGGCCGCCGCCGACCCCGAGCTGGACTGCGGCGTCCTGCAGCTGCCCTTCGTGGGCAACATCAGCATGCTGGTGGTGCTGCCACACAAACTGGCTGGCATCAAAGCCCTCGAGAGGCAGATCACGCCTCAGGTGGTAGAAAAGTGGCAGAAGAGCATGACAAACAG AACAAGAGAAGTGGTTATGCCTAAATTTAAGCTGGAGAAGACTTACAACTTGATTGATTATCTGAGATCCATGGGAATAGAAGAACTGTTCAATGGAAAAGGCGACTACTCTGGGATATCACACGAGAAGATCACCATTGACAGG TTCAACCACCAAGGCACAATCACAGTGAACGAGGAGggcacagaggctgcagcaaTAACCACTGTGGGGTTCATGCCTCTCTCCACCCAGATCCGCTTCGTGGTCGACCGCCCCTTTCTGTTCCTCATCTACGAGCACCGCACCAGCTGCCTCCTGTTCATGGGCAGAGTTGCCAACCCTGCCACATCCTAA